One region of Bactrocera neohumeralis isolate Rockhampton chromosome 5, APGP_CSIRO_Bneo_wtdbg2-racon-allhic-juicebox.fasta_v2, whole genome shotgun sequence genomic DNA includes:
- the LOC126758151 gene encoding LOW QUALITY PROTEIN: tetraspanin-9 (The sequence of the model RefSeq protein was modified relative to this genomic sequence to represent the inferred CDS: deleted 2 bases in 1 codon): MGNAGYTCIRRTFCWLNIILWLCSCAFLGVGVWLRLSYEGYATLLPDHQVLSADSIFLAIGVIGFVVSFFGCCGAWVQSRCLLVLYFLLIVMLFLSEFLIGAIAFLFRGGLGRTFANELRFGIERHYNASDRGSLIAPSVAAIWDSVQQSFECCGVSSYEDWYDIQSWSGKRWVPESCCRPSEARSLLTEGSGDSFLRVDCGKIRAVGLGIASLVRNQLFGLITSMLLFCTVKHKRETETYKSYSPSIDPQTRTSSWED; the protein is encoded by the exons ATGGGAAATGCAGGATACACATGCATTCGAAGGACGTTCTGTTGGCTCAATATAATTTTATGG CTTTGCAGCTGTGCTTTCTTGGGTGTCGGCGTGTGGCTGCGTCTGTCGTACGAGGGCTACGCCACGCTGCTGCCCGATCACCAGGTCTTGAGCGCAGACTCGATTTTCTTAGCGATCGGTGTGATCGGATTTGTTGTATCATTCTTCGGCTGTTGCGGCGCTTGGGTGCAATCGCGTTGTCTCTTGGTGTTG TACTTCCTGCTGATTGTCATGCTTTTCTTGAGTGAATTCCTAATCGGTGCGATTGCTTTCCTGTTCCGCGGCGGTTTGGGACGCACCTTTGCCAACGAATTGCGTTTCGGTATCGAACGTCATTATAATGCATCTGATCGTGGCAGTTTGATTGCGCCATCTGTCGCCGCGATCTGGGATAGTGTGCAACAATCT TTCGAATGTTGCGGAGTATCCTCTTATGAAGATTGGTATGATATTCAGTCGTGGAGCGGCAAACGTTGGGTGCCTGAATCGTGCTGTCGGCCATCGGAGGCGCGTAGCTTATTGACGGAGGGATCTGGAGATAGTTTTCTGCGAGTTGATTGTGGGAAG ATCCGCGCTGTTGGTTTGGGCATTGCAAGCCTGGTTCGTAAT CAACTCTTCGGCTTAATTACATCGATGCTGCTGTTCTGCACCGTTAAACATAAACGTGAAACTGAAACATACAAATCCTATTCGCCATCGATTGATCCGCAGACCCGAACGAGTAGCTGGGAGGACTGA
- the LOC126759029 gene encoding protein THEM6 — protein MSFLVILLILYIIWDVNYFIRCVFTVLAGRLFQSKRKVTDTTTIYGLCTSQDVDIFIRHMNNARYLRELDFARFHFYALTGLYEQVRERKGGAVQGASSVRYRRTIPIFHPYKIQTKLIWWDEKAIYLEQSFVTLSDGFVRAVALSKQCITNCDVTEIMKTFPEAATRPEMPAELKLWLDSIELSSQKLRKDK, from the exons ATGTCTTTCCTAGTTATACTGCTCATACTCTACATCATCTGGGATGTTAACTACTTCATTCGCTGCGTTTTCACTGTGCTGGCCGGGCGCCTGTTCCAGAGTAAACGCAAGGTCACTGATACCACAACCATCTATG GCCTCTGCACCTCACAGGATGTGGACATCTTCATACGGCACATGAACAACGCGCGCTATCTGCGCGAGCTGGACTTTGCACGTTTCCACTTCTATGCGCTGACCGGGCTCTATGAGCAAGTGCGCGAGCGCAAAGGTGGCGCCGTCCAAGGCGCTTCGAGTGTGCGCTATCGCCGCACCATACCCATTTTCCATCCGTACAAGATTCAAACAAAGCTGATTTGGTGGGATGAGAAGGCTATTTACTTGGAGCAATCATTTGTCACGCTCTCGGATGGTTTTGTGCGCGCTGTGGCGTTATCCAAGCAGTGCATCACCAATTGTGACGTCACCGAAATAATGAAGACCTTCCCTGAAGCGGCAACACGTCCGGAAATGCCGGCGGAGCTGAAACTGTGGTTGGACTCGATTGAGCTGTCGAGTCAGAAGCTGCGCAAGGATAAATGA
- the LOC126760432 gene encoding protein THEM6, translating into MLPWWCCLLITGLVLYALFELHYFLRMCLCVILARFVKRKCHILETTTVGGLCLTNDIDWLLYHMNNARYLRELDFARVDFYERTDLYRTIKRKGGSVFQGAATIRYRRFIRPYHRFHIQSRIIYWDDQSVYMEHRFVRPSDQFVHAIAICRQRIVDCSAEEVMNDLLAPKSMQLQASHNTVSSTVSLDNSAVTTTNLDVAENGQTRVKLKPDVPPEIQKWIEYNDLSSKNLRSNC; encoded by the exons ATGCTGCCTTGGTGGTGTTGCTTGCTGATTACTGGGCTGGTGCTCTATGCCCTCTTCGAACTTCATTACTTCCTGCGAATGTGCCTTTGTGTGATTCTGGCGCGCTTCGTCAAGCGAAAGTGCCATATTTTGGAGACGACCACAGTTGGCG GTCTCTGCCTCACCAACGACATCGATTGGCTGCTCTATCACATGAACAATGCGCGCTATTTGCGCGAACTGGATTTTGCCCGCGTGGATTTCTACGAGCGCACAGATTTGTACCGCACCATAAAACGGAAGGGTGGGTCCGTTTTTCAGGGGGCAGCCACCATACGTTATCGGCGATTTATCAGACCATATCACCGTTTTCACATACAATCGCGC ATCATCTACTGGGACGATCAATCCGTTTACATGGAGCATCGTTTCGTGCGGCCCTCCGATCAATTTGTGCACGCCATTGCAATTTGCCGGCAACGCATTGTCGATTGCTCCGCGGAGGAGGTGATGAATGACCTGCTGGcacccaaaagtatgcaactgCAAGCGTCGCACAACACGGTGAGCTCCACAGTGAGCCTGGACAATAGTGCGGTGACCACAACAAATCTGGATGTGGCCGAGAACGGGCAGACGCGCGTCAAGTTGAAACCCGATGTGCCGCCAGAGATACAGAAGTGGATTGAGTACAATGATTTGTCAAGCAAAAATTTACGCTCGAATTGCTGA
- the LOC126760431 gene encoding regulatory-associated protein of mTOR-like isoform X1, producing the protein MDSVRNYGRLSTSMVSSRKTSMSDNPQMLPILQQLTNGSFGIIVPDKHCPLCFQAKRHQERIEGIKCKAVAWRIRERMKTASVVLVLCLNIGVDPPDVVKIQPCARLECWVDPSSVSAPKAMELIGNNLQMQYERWQPRARYKKCHDPTSEDVKKLCTSLRRNAKGERILFHYNGHGVPKPTANGEIWVFNKTFTQYIPLSIFELQSWMGAPSIYVYDCSNAGIIINSFQQFAEQHERDLERSSQRIGSGQASSLLTPFVSYKNCIHLAACSVNEILPMNANLPADLFTSCLTTPINIALKWYTMQEKFELVPLIQSEQVDKIPGKVNDRRTMMGELNWIFTAITDTIAWNTLPRELFQRLFRQDLLVASLFRNFLLAERILRSHDCTPVSHPALPPCFRHHMWSAWDLVVDYALQQLPEILEKGAPYRQLPFFEQQLTAFQVWLDRESESRSPPEQLPIVLQVLLSQVHRLRALELLARFLDLGPWAVNLALGVGIFPYVLKLLQSSAKELRPVLVFIWAKILAVDPNCQVDLVKEHKYFLSVLQDTSVSKEHRTLSAFVLACIVNDFLLGKTSALQGSLVSICLEQLNDESWLLRQWLAICLGMLWQNFEKARWSGVRDLAHEKLYPLLKDPIPEVRAAAVFALGTFISSVTDREEHANNIDRIIAITLLDTVGEDMSPLVRLELAAALQWMVLLFESQFVTVYMQEQMSSSNPALALTTSVSGSERSASISHGMTNTPSPSIVHHSTHSLERHVSMRRGASSSSISNMVSSAIPFQSIFLRLWQGIYNLGHDPFPEVAETAQKIIAYVRDKSVDLITAKEATSDKCNSSVSLPPSPSTRGNFLSGESPPVCGGGTQVGHPNISNWANKFRNSKLLPANVINSGERKMRTTSMGDETDSCAQLNGSRSTGMLGVGNAVGGVAGLSINAVGGSGSGEGSRSAHSSTSENNYEPKFVLKPILQTEFISWANSYFMRPGKNRYASAEGTEGQQVFPADTNSPELRSRHFRFHRNELIRRQAKEQHIRGSRIDTQICMLKTQHTPAIVKLLPYEPQLAVAYKEKVLVYDWARNSVRSYIPQAGSSAATRNHVGESGGASSSPSAHLQHHQQQYLQQQQQSLTSRVSAIEFLNAQDIGLILVGHEDGVVRVWQPGTDDHPESQLITAFEGIPAMNAAYTSSYGSGGSGSGSGSGSSSLKHRRDMMRTGIVTAWQQCRQHLVVGGGISRYLRIWDVERELKYCDIPIGSETSVQVLAPFSYNLNSSIVVAGCADGSVRLFDKRQSPQESRICVFREHTGAILSACMKENQPMLVTGCSQGRMRVFDLRQAAAVQSWEANVDVAVIASHPSADLLACGSAQGIALHQENGRALNTLRGNEGFMGTKIGYPTCLSFHSHKAALAVGCVDNTVVVYEPAAVL; encoded by the exons atggaTAGTGTTCGCAATTATGGACGTCTTTCTACCTCAATGGTTAGCAGCAGGAAAACGTCGATGTCTGATAATCCACAAATGTTACCGATTCTGCAACAGTTGACAAATGGCTCCTTTGGTATTATAGTGCCTGACAAACATTGTCCACTCTGTTTTCAAGCTAAACGGCATCAAGAGAGAATAGAGGGCATAAAATGCAAAGCGGTGGCATGGCGCATACGAGAACGTATGAAAACCGCTAGTGTGGTGTTAGTGCTCTGCCTTAACATAGGCGTTGATCCACCGGACGTTGTTAAAATACAACCATGTGCACGCTTGGAGTGTTGGGTTGACCCGTCTTCTGTATCAGCACCAAAAGCTATGGAACTGATAGGTAATAATCTCCAAATGCAATATGAACGATGGCAGCCTCGTGCGCGTTATAAGAAATGTCATGATCCAACATCAGAAGATGTAAAGAAGTTGTGCACTTCATTGCGCCGCAATGCGAAAGGTGAGCGCATACTATTCCATTACAATGGGCATGGCGTGCCAAAGCCCACGGCAAATGGTGAAATTTGGGTGTTCAATAAAACGTTCACACAATACATACCTTTAAGCATATTTGAGTTACAAAGCTGGATGGGTGCACCATCAATTTACGTATACGATTGTTCAAACGCCGGCATAATTATAAATTCGTTCCAGCAATTTGCAGAACAACATGAAAGAGACTTAGAGAGATCTAGTCAACGCATTGGATCTGGGCAGGCATCTTCTCTGCTGACGCCATTTGTAAGCTATAAAAACTGCATACATTTGGCCGCCTGTTCGGTCAATGAGATATTGCCGATGAATGCCAATCTTCCTGCAGATCTCTTTACTTCCTGCCTAACGACGCCCATCAATATCGCATTAAAATGGTATACAATGCAGGAGAAATTCGAATTAGTACCGCTCATTCAAAGTGAGCAGGTCGATAAAATACCCGGAAAAGTAAATGATCGACGGACAATGATGGGCGAGTTGAATTGGATATTCACCGCAATAACCGACACCATTGCTTGGAACACGCTACCACGCGAACTATTTCAGCGCTTATTTAGGCAAGACTTGCTAGTTGCCAGTCTATTTCGCAACTTTCTACTTGCTGAAAGAATTTTACGTTCACATGATTGCACACCTGTTTCGCATCCAGCATTACCTCCCTGCTTTCGGCATCACATGTGGTCTGCTTGGGATTTAGTTGTCGATTACGCTTTACAGCAATTGCCTGAAATACTGGAGAAAGGTGCACCATATCGTCAATTACCATTTTTCGAACAACAACTAACGGCTTTCCAAGTTTGGCTCGATCGTGAATCCGAATCAAGATCTCCTCCAGAGCAGTTACCCATAGTTTTACAAGTTCTGCTGTCGCAAGTGCACCGTCTACGTGCACTAGAACTACTAGCACGCTTCCTCGACCTGGGTCCATGGGCGGTGAATTTAGCTCTGGGTGTAGGCATCTTCCCTTACGTACTTAAACTACTACAAAGCTCCGCGAAAGAGTTGCGTCCAGTACTGGTATTTATATGGGCCAAAATACTTGCAGTCGACCCAAATTGTCAGGTGGATTTGGTCAAGGAGCATAAATACTTTCTATCAGTACTACAAGATACATCAGTTTCCAAGGAACATCGCACGCTCTCCGCATTTGTGTTGGCTTGCATAGTTAATGACTTCTTGCTGGGCAAAACGAGTGCTTTGCAAGGTTCATTGGTGTCTATTTGTTTGGAACAACTGAACGACGAAAGTTGGCTGCTACGTCAATGGCTGGCCATATGCTTAG GAATGCTTTGGCAGAATTTTGAGAAAGCCCGATGGTCTGGTGTGCGCGACTTGGCGCACGAAAAACTGTATCCGCTACTTAAGGATCCCATACCGGAAGTACGTGCGGCTGCTGTCTTTGCGCTGGGCACTTTCATTAGTTCAGTCACGGATCGAGAGGAGCACGCCAATAATATTGATCGCATAATCGCCATTACTCTCCTGGATACAGTGGGTGAAGATATGTCACCTTTGGTGCGCTTAGAGTTGGCGGCAGCTCTACAATGGATGGTGCTGTTATTTGAGTCGCAGTTCGTCACTGTTTACATGCAAGAGCAAATGAGTAGTTCGAATCCCGCTTTGGCACTAACCACATCCGTGAGCGGTAGTGAGCGCAGCGCCAGCATAAGTCATGGCATGACAAATACACCCAGCCCATCGATTGTACACCACTCGACGCACAGTTTGGAACGCCATGTGTCTATGCGTCGAGGCGCTAGCTCCAGTTCCATATCAAACATGGTCTCCAGTGCCATACCATTTCAGTCGATATTTTTGCGTCTGTGGCAAGGTATTTACAATCTAGGTCATGATCCTTTTCCGGAGGTGGCGGAAACGGCGCAGAAAATCATTGCTTACGTTCGTGACAAGTCGGTTGATTTGATTACCGCCAAAGAAGCTACAAGTGACAAGTGCAATTCAAGTGTCAGTTTGCCACCGAGTCCGTCAACGCGTGGCAATTTTTTGAGTGGAGAGTCACCGCCAGTATGCGGCGGCGGTACACAAGTGGGACACCCAAATATCAGCAACTGGGCAAACAAGTTCCGCAATTCAAAGTTGCTACCTGCCAATGTAATAAACAGTGGCGAACGCAAGATGCGGACGACCTCGATGGGCGATGAAACGGACAGTTGCGCACAACTAAATGGTAGTCGCAGTACGGGCATGTTGGGCGTTGGCAATGCCGTCGGTGGAGTGGCTGGCTTAAGTATCAATGCAGTAGGCGGCAGTGGTAGCGGCGAGGGTTCACGTTCAGCACATAGTAGCACGAGCGAAAACAACTACGAACCGAAATTCGTGCTTAAGCCAATTCTGCAAACTGAGTTCATATCATGGGCCAATTCGTACTTCATGCGACCTGGAAAGAATCGCTATGCCTCCGCAGAAGGTACAGAAGGACAGCAGGTGTTCCCCGCCGACACGAATTCGCCTGAGTTACGCTCTCGCCACTTTCGTTTTCATCGTAACGAGCTGATACGTCGGCAAGCGAAAGAGCAACACATACGCGGAAGCCGCATTGATACCCAAATATGCATGCTGAAGACCCAGCACACGCCTGCCATTGTTAAATTACTGCCATACGAGCCGCAACTAGCTGTAGCCTATAAAGAAAAGGTGCTCGTTTACGATTGGGCTCGGAATTCGGTGCGATCCTATATACCACAGGCGGGCAGCAGTGCGGCGACGCGTAACCATGTGGGTGAATCCGGTGGAGCGTCCTCGTCGCCATCTGCACACTTGCAGCATCATCAGCAgcaatatttacaacaacaacagcaaagcttAACATCTCGCGTTAGTGCCATTGAATTCTTGAATGCCCAGGACATCGGTTTGATACTGGTCGGTCACGAGGACGGTGTGGTGCGAGTTTGGCAACCCGGCACAGACGATCATCCAGAGTCGCAGCTAATCACTGCCTTCGAGGGCATACCCGCAATGAACGCCGCCTACACTAGTTCCTATGGAAGTGGCGGCAGCGGCAGTGGCAGTGGCTCTGGTTCGTCCTCCCTGAAGCACCGTCGTGATATGATGCGCACGGGCATAGTCACTGCTTGGCAGCAATGTCGACAGCACTTGGTGGTGGGTGGTGGAATTTCGCGTTACCTACGGATTTGGGACGTTGAACGTGAGCTGAAGTACTGTGACATACCGATCGGCAGTGAGACGAGTGTACAAGTGCTGGCGCCATTCTCATATAATCTAAACAGCAGCATTGTGGTGGCGGGTTGTGCTGATGGGAGTGTGCGCCTGTTCGATAAACGTCAGTCGCCGCAAGAGTCGCGGATTTGTGTCTTTCGCGAGCACACCGGTGCCATATTATCTGCTTGCATGAAGGAGAATCAACCAATGCTGGTCACCGGTTGTTCACAAGGTCGAATGCGTGTCTTCGATTTGCGGCAAGCAGCTGCAGTGCAGAGCTGGGAGGCGAACGTTGATGTGGCCGTGATTGCTAGTCATCCGTCAGCAGACCTCTTGGCGTGCGGCAGTGCCCAGGGCATTGCGCTGCATCAGGAGAACGGGCGAGCGCTCAACACATTGCGCGGCAATGAGGGCTTTATGGGCACGAAAATAGGCTATCCGACCTGCTTGTCGTTCCACTCGCACAAGGCCGCGCTGGCGGTGGGTTGTGTCGACAACACAGTCGTCGTTTACGAACCTGCTGCAG TTTTATAA